TGTGCATCCTTTTCGATCAGATGCCGCGCAACATGTTCCGCGGCGAGAAACTGGCCTTCGCGACCGATGCGCAGGCCCGCAAGGTGGCCGATGCCGCGATCGAGCGCGGCTTCGACATGGAAATCGTCGATCCGCTGCGGCAGTTCTTCTACGTGCCCTTCATGCATTCCGAAAGCCTGGCCGATCAGGAACGCGGCGTGCGTCTGGCGGCGGAACGGATGCCGGACGAGCATCTGCTGCATGCCAAGGCCCATCGTGCGGTGATCGCGCGGTTCGGCCGCTTCCCGTGGCGCAATGAACTGGTCGGCCGCTATTCCTCGGACGAGGAGGCGGCCTTCCTGTGGCAGGGCGGCTATGAACGGATGCTGGCCCACGTCGCGCGCTGATCCGGCGGCACAGCTTGAAACGCGCCCTTTCGGGTGCGCGTTTTCCATTTCGGGGTGCGGCTTCTTGAAGCGGGCGCAAAAATAGTTTAATGCCAAACCATCTTGAGATGGAGGGACGGATGGCCGCCAAGAGCTTCGACATGATCGTGATCGGTGCGGGACCGGGGGGCTATGTCGCGGCGATCCGCGGCGCGCAGTTGGGGCTTTCGGTGGCCGTGGTCGAGCGCGAGCATCTGGGCGGCATCTGTCTGAACTGGGGCTGCATCCCGACGAAGGCGCTTTTGCGCTCGGCCGAGGTGTTTCACCTGATGCACCGCGCCAAGGAATTCGGGCTGAAGGCCGAGGGGCTGGGCTATGATCTTGATGCGGTGGTGGCGCGGTCGCGCGCGGTGGCCAAGCAGCTGTCGGGCGGCATCGGGCATTTGCTGAAGAAGAACAAGGTCACCGTGCTGATGGGCGAGGCCACGCTGCCGCGCCCGGGTGTGGTGGCGGTGAAAACCGGCGCGGGCACCGAGGAGATCACGGCGAAGAACATCATCCTGGCCACCGGTGCGCGGGCGCGGGTGCTGCCGGGGCTCGAGGCCGATGGCGATCTGGTCTGGACCTACAAGCATGCGCTGACGCCGAAACGGATGCCGAAGAAGCTGCTGGTCATCGGCTCGGGCGCGATCGGGATCGAATTTGCCTCCTTCTTCAACACCTTGGGCGCCGATACGACGGTGGTCGAGGTGATGGACCGGGTTCTGCCGGTGGAGGATGCCGAGATTTCGGCCTTTGCGAAGAAGCAATTCGTCAAGCAGGGGATGAAGATTCTCGAAAAGACGACGGTTGTGAAGCTGGACCGCAGCCCGGGCAAGGTCGTCGCGCATCTGCAGGACGCCAAGGGCACGGTCACCGCGGACTTCGACACGGTGATTTCGGCGGTGGGGATTGTCGGCAATGTCGAGGGGCTGGGGCTGGAAGCTTTGGGCGTGAAGATCGACCGGACGCATGTGGTGGTGGATGAGTTCTGCCGCACCGGCGTTCCGGGGCTTTACGCCATCGGCGACATCGCCGGGGCGCCGTGGCTGGCGCACAAGGCCAGCCATGAAGGCGTGATGGTGGCGGAACTGATCGCGGGCAAGCACGCCCATCCGATCAAGCCGGGCACGATTGCCGGCTGCACCTATTGCACGCCGCAGGTCGCCTCGGTCGGGCTGACCGAGGAAAAGGCGAAAGCCGCGGGCCATGAGGTGCGGGTCGGCCGCTTCCCCTTCATCGGCAACGGCAAGGCGATTGCGCTTGGCGAGCCCGAGGGGATGGTGAAGACCGTTTTCGACGCGAAGACCGGCGAGTTGCTCGGCGCGCATATGGTCGGCGCCGAGGTGACCGAGCTGATCCAGGGCTATGTGATCGGCCGCACGCTGGAAACCACGGAAGAAGATCTGATGCACACCGTCTTCCCGCATCCGACGCTGAGCGAGATGATGCATGAAGCGGTGCTCGACGCCTATGGCCGCGCGCTGCACATGTGACGGCAGGGGGGCTCTGCCCCCCGTCCGCAAGCGGACTCCCCCCGGGATATTTGGAGCAAGATGAAGGGCGCCCATCGCGGAGCGCCCTTTGTGTTTCATCTTGCCGCAAATATCCTGGGGGTGCAGGGGGCAGCGCCCCCGCTTTCTTACACCCGAACGACCGCGCCGCCGCCCGAGACCCAGTCGTTGAAGCCGCCAAGGTTGTAGACCTCCTTGTAGCCCATTTCGACCAGCATCTGCGCCGCGCCCGCGCTGCGCCCGCCCATCGCGCAGAAAAGAACCACGGG
This DNA window, taken from Rhodobacter capsulatus SB 1003, encodes the following:
- the lpdA gene encoding dihydrolipoyl dehydrogenase — its product is MAAKSFDMIVIGAGPGGYVAAIRGAQLGLSVAVVEREHLGGICLNWGCIPTKALLRSAEVFHLMHRAKEFGLKAEGLGYDLDAVVARSRAVAKQLSGGIGHLLKKNKVTVLMGEATLPRPGVVAVKTGAGTEEITAKNIILATGARARVLPGLEADGDLVWTYKHALTPKRMPKKLLVIGSGAIGIEFASFFNTLGADTTVVEVMDRVLPVEDAEISAFAKKQFVKQGMKILEKTTVVKLDRSPGKVVAHLQDAKGTVTADFDTVISAVGIVGNVEGLGLEALGVKIDRTHVVVDEFCRTGVPGLYAIGDIAGAPWLAHKASHEGVMVAELIAGKHAHPIKPGTIAGCTYCTPQVASVGLTEEKAKAAGHEVRVGRFPFIGNGKAIALGEPEGMVKTVFDAKTGELLGAHMVGAEVTELIQGYVIGRTLETTEEDLMHTVFPHPTLSEMMHEAVLDAYGRALHM
- a CDS encoding DUF924 family protein, which translates into the protein MDEITEVIAFWHDEVGPDRWYNATPELDAEIRTRYQGLWDRARAGACDDWAQSAVGALALCILFDQMPRNMFRGEKLAFATDAQARKVADAAIERGFDMEIVDPLRQFFYVPFMHSESLADQERGVRLAAERMPDEHLLHAKAHRAVIARFGRFPWRNELVGRYSSDEEAAFLWQGGYERMLAHVAR